A genomic region of Runella rosea contains the following coding sequences:
- a CDS encoding TonB-dependent receptor → MQKNVRTKAFLLKAMRMTVTQFLLLVAFCGLASARPTKAQEVLNTSVSLKIESVEIKRVFNTIEKQANIKFVYSPNAIRSDQKVSLVMTNKLSEVLRELLTPLNISYEVVGTRILLRKKFPEKSASIDEISVPIPNAIEPQEQIIKGRVTDAEKNEGLPGVSILLKGTQKGTSTNANGEFSLAVPDNNAILVFSFVGYEPQEVLVGNRTQINLSLKTDTKALGEVVVVGYGTQRAKDVTGSVATINQTTIKDLPVSSIDQKMIGQVAGVQIQQLSGAPGGGTSVRIRGSGSLGAGNEPLYVVDGMPYAAGLNQNFNPLLLINPNDIESISILKDASSTAIYGSRGANGVIMITTKKGQYNRLQVNVSSMRGVQQVPQKGRPNLMNQQEFADLQRNKIDIAVRRAENRAATINDYPVEYQNPSSLVGDGTDWYDLLLQTAPIQDHTVSIQKGTQDSRMNFSMGYYKQEGVLRYTGVERYSANLGIESTVSKRVTVGVSLQPTLINQNRTNTNSSREDVIGVANWANPVMSPYDANGQLIPYIRSPQSKYHSAWSFANPLFVLRETTQLQQQFQNLGSAYLEWEITPDLRVKSSLNTIWATSKFNQFTPSTVGASNIPPVAGTGRSSNSRGDSFNWLLENTLTYNKTFQKHRLNALLGYTTQKDRSNAINLNASPYPNDLIQTINAAQAIGTWGENQQEWSIISYLGRLNYSFDDKYLLTATFRSDGSSRFGAKNRYATFPSIAAAWRISEEDFLKDNKVLNNLKLRASYGRSGNNNIGNYSHLAAINPGAYVFGNTQVSASFVGLSNPFLTWEESQQIDVGLDAEFFNNRLSLIVDLYNKESKNMLLNDVIPAITGFNSQIVNKGNVRNRGIEISLGGTPIKGALNWDFNLNFAFNRNKVLSLNENGDRVLSGNNDNNPTHITVVGKPIGQFFGFIADGVYTAADIANPNIIKTAQVYEGNSKYKDINGDGVINDFLDYTMIGNPHPDFIFGFSNNFSYKRFTLGIIMNGQKGGQVMNGLRQSTDNLQGFFNVNKEFVNRWRSAENPGDGTLYGVPKLTPSWGHRVNSRWVEDASFLRVSNLSLGYSLPEGLVKKTGFINSCRLYFTVQNLAMFTNYTGANPEAQSRDINNTLSPGFDISSYPLARTTSVGLNLSF, encoded by the coding sequence ATGCAAAAAAATGTACGAACCAAAGCGTTCTTACTCAAAGCGATGAGAATGACGGTTACCCAATTTCTGCTGCTGGTCGCTTTTTGCGGATTAGCCAGTGCCCGACCTACAAAAGCCCAAGAAGTGCTCAACACGTCCGTTTCGCTCAAAATCGAATCGGTCGAGATTAAGCGGGTTTTTAATACGATTGAGAAACAGGCAAATATCAAGTTTGTCTATAGTCCCAACGCCATTCGGTCCGACCAAAAAGTCTCTTTGGTTATGACCAATAAACTTTCCGAAGTATTGCGAGAGTTGCTTACACCCCTCAATATTTCGTACGAAGTGGTCGGAACGCGCATTTTATTACGCAAAAAGTTCCCCGAAAAATCAGCCTCCATCGACGAAATATCAGTCCCAATCCCAAACGCAATCGAGCCTCAGGAGCAAATCATCAAAGGAAGAGTAACCGACGCTGAAAAAAACGAAGGACTACCGGGCGTGAGTATTTTGTTGAAAGGAACCCAAAAAGGAACATCAACCAACGCAAACGGAGAGTTTTCGCTCGCCGTCCCTGACAATAACGCCATTTTGGTTTTTAGTTTCGTAGGCTATGAACCACAGGAAGTATTGGTAGGAAATCGTACCCAAATTAACCTTAGCCTCAAAACCGATACCAAGGCGTTGGGCGAGGTGGTCGTGGTGGGCTATGGCACCCAAAGAGCCAAAGATGTGACGGGCTCGGTCGCAACCATTAATCAAACCACCATTAAAGACCTACCCGTTTCAAGCATTGACCAAAAAATGATAGGGCAGGTAGCAGGTGTTCAAATACAGCAACTATCAGGCGCGCCGGGCGGGGGTACTTCCGTCAGAATCCGGGGAAGCGGCTCACTTGGTGCAGGCAATGAGCCTTTATACGTGGTCGATGGAATGCCTTATGCCGCAGGGTTGAATCAAAACTTTAATCCTCTCCTATTGATTAATCCCAACGACATTGAGTCCATTTCCATCCTGAAAGATGCCTCTTCTACGGCCATTTACGGCTCACGCGGAGCCAACGGGGTGATTATGATTACGACCAAAAAAGGCCAGTACAACCGCCTTCAAGTCAACGTATCTTCGATGAGAGGGGTACAGCAAGTACCCCAAAAAGGCAGACCTAACTTGATGAATCAGCAGGAATTTGCTGATTTACAGCGCAATAAAATTGACATTGCTGTTCGGCGCGCCGAAAACAGGGCCGCTACCATCAACGACTATCCCGTTGAATATCAAAACCCAAGCTCACTGGTAGGTGACGGTACCGATTGGTATGATTTGCTGCTGCAAACAGCCCCCATTCAAGACCACACCGTCAGTATTCAAAAAGGCACGCAGGATTCGCGCATGAATTTCAGTATGGGCTATTACAAACAGGAAGGCGTTTTGCGGTACACGGGCGTAGAGCGGTACAGTGCCAATCTGGGAATTGAGTCTACTGTAAGCAAGCGGGTTACCGTGGGAGTATCGCTGCAACCTACACTTATCAACCAAAATCGTACCAACACCAATTCAAGTCGTGAAGACGTGATTGGGGTAGCCAACTGGGCAAACCCGGTGATGAGTCCATACGATGCCAACGGACAACTTATCCCCTATATTCGCTCGCCGCAGAGCAAATACCACTCGGCGTGGAGTTTTGCCAATCCGCTTTTTGTGTTGCGAGAAACTACCCAACTACAGCAGCAATTTCAAAACCTCGGCTCGGCCTATTTGGAATGGGAAATTACGCCCGACCTAAGAGTAAAATCTTCGCTGAACACCATTTGGGCCACTTCCAAATTCAATCAATTCACACCAAGTACCGTAGGAGCGTCCAATATTCCACCCGTTGCCGGAACGGGACGGTCGAGCAATTCGCGGGGCGACAGTTTCAATTGGCTGCTCGAAAACACACTTACGTATAACAAAACATTTCAGAAACATCGGCTGAACGCCCTGTTGGGTTATACTACGCAGAAAGATCGTTCCAATGCTATCAATCTGAACGCCAGCCCCTACCCTAACGACCTGATTCAGACCATCAACGCGGCACAGGCCATTGGAACTTGGGGCGAAAATCAACAGGAATGGAGCATCATTTCTTACTTAGGACGACTCAATTATTCTTTCGACGACAAATATTTACTGACCGCTACTTTCCGTTCCGATGGTTCTTCCCGTTTTGGCGCAAAAAACAGGTACGCGACTTTCCCTTCTATTGCCGCCGCCTGGCGTATTTCCGAAGAAGATTTTTTGAAAGACAATAAAGTGCTTAACAACCTGAAATTAAGGGCCAGTTACGGCAGAAGCGGCAATAATAACATTGGTAATTATTCGCACTTAGCCGCCATCAACCCCGGCGCGTATGTCTTCGGAAACACCCAGGTTTCGGCCTCTTTTGTAGGGTTATCCAATCCTTTTTTGACCTGGGAAGAATCTCAACAGATTGATGTGGGGTTGGATGCCGAATTTTTCAACAATCGTCTTTCTTTAATTGTGGATTTGTACAACAAAGAGAGCAAAAACATGCTGCTCAACGACGTCATCCCCGCCATTACGGGTTTCAACTCGCAGATTGTTAACAAAGGAAATGTGCGAAATCGAGGCATTGAGATTTCACTCGGAGGAACCCCGATAAAAGGAGCGTTAAACTGGGATTTCAACCTCAACTTTGCGTTCAATCGTAACAAAGTACTTTCTCTCAATGAAAACGGAGACAGAGTTTTATCAGGCAATAACGACAACAATCCCACGCACATTACGGTAGTAGGAAAGCCCATCGGTCAATTCTTCGGGTTTATTGCCGACGGCGTGTATACCGCCGCCGACATCGCCAATCCCAATATCATCAAAACCGCACAGGTATATGAAGGTAATTCCAAATACAAAGACATCAACGGCGACGGTGTCATCAACGACTTTTTGGACTATACCATGATCGGCAATCCGCATCCCGACTTCATTTTTGGCTTTTCAAACAACTTTTCTTACAAAAGATTTACCTTGGGAATCATCATGAATGGCCAAAAGGGAGGCCAGGTAATGAACGGATTGCGTCAGTCAACCGACAATTTACAGGGTTTTTTCAATGTGAATAAAGAGTTTGTAAATCGCTGGAGAAGCGCCGAAAACCCTGGCGACGGAACACTGTACGGCGTGCCAAAATTAACGCCGAGTTGGGGACATCGGGTCAATAGCCGGTGGGTAGAAGATGCTTCTTTCCTGCGCGTCTCTAACCTCTCGTTGGGGTATTCGCTTCCCGAAGGTTTGGTCAAAAAAACGGGTTTTATCAACAGTTGCCGTCTTTATTTTACGGTACAAAACCTGGCCATGTTTACCAATTACACCGGCGCTAATCCAGAAGCACAGTCCAGAGACATTAACAATACGCTCTCGCCGGGCTTTGATATTTCGTCTTATCCACTTGCCCGGACTACTTCAGTGGGTTTGAATTTATCCTTTTAA